The Opitutaceae bacterium genome has a window encoding:
- a CDS encoding sugar phosphate isomerase/epimerase family protein, whose product MKKSINIWSFPAEWSLERKVKTAAEAGFAGFEPDLTEDGPLNLKSTAGEVREAGRLIRSHGLEVSALATGLYWGANGASDKPAVRRSAARILRKQIETAARLETDAILVIPGAVGADFIPNCEVVPYDLAWARAIELIGEALPLARRYGISLSIENVWNKFLLSPLEMVSFIDGFNDPCVGAYFDVGNALATGYPEQWIRILGPRIRRIHFKDYRRAVGSVDGFVDLLSGDVDWPAVMTALKSIEYGGWIAAEMIPPVPFYKHCPETLIENTSRALDGIFALA is encoded by the coding sequence GGAAGCAGGCTTTGCCGGTTTCGAGCCGGACCTGACCGAGGACGGCCCGCTCAATCTGAAATCGACCGCCGGGGAAGTCCGCGAAGCGGGCCGGCTCATTCGAAGTCATGGCCTCGAGGTGTCTGCTCTCGCGACCGGACTTTATTGGGGGGCGAATGGGGCCAGTGACAAGCCTGCCGTCCGCAGGTCGGCCGCCCGGATCCTGCGCAAGCAGATTGAGACCGCTGCGAGGCTGGAGACGGATGCCATCCTGGTCATCCCCGGGGCGGTCGGGGCCGACTTCATCCCGAATTGCGAAGTGGTGCCCTATGATCTGGCCTGGGCGCGGGCGATCGAATTGATCGGCGAGGCACTCCCGCTGGCGCGCCGCTATGGGATCTCCCTCTCGATCGAGAACGTGTGGAACAAATTCCTGCTTTCCCCCCTCGAGATGGTCTCCTTCATCGACGGATTCAACGATCCCTGTGTGGGTGCCTATTTCGATGTGGGCAATGCGCTGGCGACCGGCTACCCGGAGCAGTGGATCCGGATACTGGGTCCGCGGATCCGCCGTATCCATTTCAAGGATTACCGCCGTGCGGTCGGTTCGGTGGACGGCTTTGTCGACCTGCTCTCTGGTGACGTGGATTGGCCTGCGGTAATGACTGCCCTGAAGTCGATCGAGTATGGAGGATGGATTGCGGCGGAGATGATTCCTCCGGTTCCCTTCTACAAGCATTGTCCCGAAACCCTGATCGAGAACACGTCGCGGGCTCTGGACGGCATCTTCGCCCTCGCCTAG